The stretch of DNA GAAGATTTTATTCTTGAAGGACCTTTCGGCGACCATACCGGCTTTTACTCGCTTGCTGATTATTATCCGAGATTTCATGTAACCTGCATTACACATAGAAAAGATGCTATTTATCCTGCAACCATTGTTGGCATTCCACCGCAGGAAGACGCGTGGCTTGGAAAAGCAACGGAAAGAATTTTCTTAAATCCCATAAGAATGACTATTGCTCCCGAAATTATTGATATGACTATGCCTACGGAAGGTGTATTTCATAATATGGCAATTGTAAAAATTAAAAAAACTTTTGAAGGACAGCCGCAAAAGGTTATGAATTCACTGTGGGGCGCAGGACAAATGATGTTCAACAAAATAATGCTGGTTTTAAATGAAAATTCCGATTTGCTCGATTACACTAAAATAGCTCAACTTGTTTCAAGAAATGTGGATATTGAAAAAGATATTTTTCTTTCAAAAGGACCACTTGATGTGCTTGACCATTCTTCAAATAAATTTACATTCGGCGGTAAACTCGGAATTGATGCAACAAATGAGCGAGAGCAAATAATAACAACAAATTATAAATTAAATGTTGAAGAAATAAAATTAAATCATCCTGAAATAATCGAAGTCAACAATGAGTTACTGAAAAAAAATATTTCTGTCATTTTTATTTCAGTTAAAAAAAATAAAAAAAATCATTTAAAAGAACTGAACGAAAAGCTTGCCGGCAAAGGTTATTTCGAAAATATTAAGTTTATTGTTTATATTGATGATAACGTTGATATTTTTTCAATTAAAGATATTGTTTGGCTCACATGCAATAACATTGATGCAAGCCGTGATATTTATTTGAACAAAACTTTTCTTGCAATTGACGGCACCCGAAAAACCAAAGAATACGATGATTTTGAAAGAAATTGGCCTAATATAATTGTTGCCGATGACGACACAATAAAATCAATTGACGAAAAATGGAATACCCTTGGCATAGGAGAATTTATTTCTTCGCCTTCACTGAAATATAAAAAAATGCTTTTTGAGGGAGATGCTGAAACAAAAGAATAATAAAAGGAATTGGGTTTATACAATTAACGATTAACTTGTATATATTTAAGGCACATTTAAACTACTTCACATTTTTTATTTTTGCACTCACAATAGAGATTATGAATAATGCCGTCAGACAAGCCAATTCGTGGAACAAGAACTTTATTTGAATTAACATTTCTCATTATCGTTAAAAATAGCTTTGCAGCAGGAACGATAACATCGGCACGGTCGGGACGTAAACCAAGTTCTTCAATTCTCGCCTCAAGTGGCAACCCTTTAAGTTCTCTATATCCCTTTCGGAGCGTACTGTATGGCAGTTGCATCGCTCCTTTTTTTCCGTAAAGCTTACTCAGTTTATTTATATTTCCACCGGAACCGACACATATTATTTCATCATACTTGCTTCGCAGATTTTGTAGCCATTTGATAAAACGTTCCCATTCTTCCGCTTTAACACTGCTTTGTAATATACGGATTGTTCCTATATCAAATGAACTGTATTCGGCAAGTTTGTTGCTTTTTATCACCGAGAGTTCTACGCTTCCTCCTCCAACATCAACATATAGAAATCTTTCGTCTTTATTTTCAGGGTCCATGTTATGTGAAGCACAAACTATTTCAGCTTCTTTCAAACCGTCAATAATTTCAATTTTTATCCCCGTTTCTTTTTCGATACAATTTACAATTTCGCCTTTGTTCATTGATTCCCTCAATGCAGCAGTTGCATAAGCTTTATATGCCAACGGTTTGTAAACTTCTATCAGGTGTTTAAATGCTTTCATCGTATTGACAAGGTTTTCGATTTTCTCATCCGTGATTTTTCCGAGTTCAAACGAGTCAATACCAAGGCGCAAAGGGACACGTATAAGAGATGATTTTTCGAACACAACTTTGTCTTTATGTTCAAAAACATTTGTAAAAAGCAACCTTCCGGCATTAGAACCTATATCAATAGCTGAAAAAAGCATTTGTTTATTGTTGTTATTTATTATATGTAAATCAGTGCTTTTATTTTGAAGTACCTATAAATTTAAAGAGTTTGTTGTTTGTGGTTTGTTGTTGTTCTTTTTAACTACAAACAACAAACATTTTAAACGACAAACTTATAGATATTTCAAACTTTATGTTTTTTTGCGTACTTATTCAAATATTCACTAAATCAAAACTCCATTTTTTCTTTCATTAAGCATTTTGGGGCAAACGAAAAAAATCAGTTTGTTTTTATTTTTCACGGTATTGCTCCAGTTGTTTCCTTCAATATTAATAACAGCAAAACCTGTAGTTGGCATGTAATCGAGCATTGCATCGGAATGTTTGTTGACGAAATCAGTCAAAGTGGGATTATGTCCGAAAATCATTGCGGAATTATACTCATCGGAAATATCAGTTATAACTTTTTCCATCTCTTGTATTGTTGAATAGTATAAATTCATTTCCGGAATAATTTTTTCAGGTGGATAATTAAGTGTGTGCGTGAAAATTTGAGCGGTTTTCATTGCTCTTATTGCCGGACTTGCAATTACTATATCCGGAGAAATTCCTTTTTTTGCAATATATTCTGCAATCAAAGCAGCATCTTTTAATCCTCTTTCATTCAGAGGTCTTTCAAAATCTTCAACGGAAAAATTATCACGGTCGGATTTTGCATGACGAACGATATATAATGTTTTCATCTATTTGAATTTCTTAAAAAAAAGTTAATTGTTAATCATTAATAGTTGTTTCAGGCATATTTCCTAATAACAATTATCAAAAATGTCGTAACATATTTTTCACTAAAATAAAAAAATCTTTCGAATTATGCTCGAAAGATTTCATTTATTTTTATATGAAATGATTATTTATGCTTTTACTTCGGAAAGAACCGAAACAAAAGACCTGTCTTTTCTTCCTTTTTTATATTCAACAATACCGTCAATAAGAGCAAACAGGGTGTGGTCTTTTCCTATGCCAACATTTACTCCAGGGTTATGCACTGTTCCGCGTTGTCTAACCAAAATATTTCCGGATACTACTTTTTGTCCTCCGTAAATCTTAATTCCAAGCCGCTTGCTGTGCGATTCTCGACCATTTGATGAGCTTCCCGCTCCTTTCTTGTGTGCCATGAAAGTTTAATTTTAAATTATATTTATTCTTCTCCTTTTTTGCTCTTTGTCTTTGCTCTTGTTTTTGTTGCTGCTTTTGCTTCTATTTCTGCTTCTTTTTTTGTTTCAGTTTCAGCTTCTGCATTTGGTTTAGCTGCTTTTACCGCTTTTGCCTTTTTGGGTTTTGTGGTTTTTATTCCTCCAATGCTTTCTATCTCAATTTCCGTAAGCATTTGGCGATGACCGTTAAGCTTCTGATATCCTTTTCTTCTCTTTTTCTTAAAAACTAAAACTTTGTCACCTCTCAAATGAGAAATTACTTTGGCGGAAATTTTTATTCCTTCAACAGTTGGATTGCCAATACTTAT from Bacteroidales bacterium encodes:
- a CDS encoding menaquinone biosynthesis decarboxylase; translated protein: MSFKNLKQFIDILESENELARVKAFVNPELEIAEIADRVVKSNGKALLFENTGTDFPVLINAFGTEKRMTMALGVDKLDDVGVEMNRIFKNFAGSKNTFFNKIKSIPELINIASWLPKVKSGRGECQEIINKNPNLTKLPILKCWKHDGGRFITLPIVHTKDPLTGTRNTGMYRMQVFEKDLTAMHWHLHKGSAHHFDEYKKLKHRMPVAVALGGSPVYTYVATSPLPDNFDEYIFAGFLQKKKVELVKCITQDIEVPADVDFVIEGYIDPSEDFILEGPFGDHTGFYSLADYYPRFHVTCITHRKDAIYPATIVGIPPQEDAWLGKATERIFLNPIRMTIAPEIIDMTMPTEGVFHNMAIVKIKKTFEGQPQKVMNSLWGAGQMMFNKIMLVLNENSDLLDYTKIAQLVSRNVDIEKDIFLSKGPLDVLDHSSNKFTFGGKLGIDATNEREQIITTNYKLNVEEIKLNHPEIIEVNNELLKKNISVIFISVKKNKKNHLKELNEKLAGKGYFENIKFIVYIDDNVDIFSIKDIVWLTCNNIDASRDIYLNKTFLAIDGTRKTKEYDDFERNWPNIIVADDDTIKSIDEKWNTLGIGEFISSPSLKYKKMLFEGDAETKE
- a CDS encoding Ppx/GppA family phosphatase, with the translated sequence MLFSAIDIGSNAGRLLFTNVFEHKDKVVFEKSSLIRVPLRLGIDSFELGKITDEKIENLVNTMKAFKHLIEVYKPLAYKAYATAALRESMNKGEIVNCIEKETGIKIEIIDGLKEAEIVCASHNMDPENKDERFLYVDVGGGSVELSVIKSNKLAEYSSFDIGTIRILQSSVKAEEWERFIKWLQNLRSKYDEIICVGSGGNINKLSKLYGKKGAMQLPYSTLRKGYRELKGLPLEARIEELGLRPDRADVIVPAAKLFLTIMRNVNSNKVLVPRIGLSDGIIHNLYCECKNKKCEVV
- a CDS encoding histidine phosphatase family protein encodes the protein MKTLYIVRHAKSDRDNFSVEDFERPLNERGLKDAALIAEYIAKKGISPDIVIASPAIRAMKTAQIFTHTLNYPPEKIIPEMNLYYSTIQEMEKVITDISDEYNSAMIFGHNPTLTDFVNKHSDAMLDYMPTTGFAVINIEGNNWSNTVKNKNKLIFFVCPKMLNERKNGVLI
- the rpmA gene encoding 50S ribosomal protein L27; this encodes MAHKKGAGSSSNGRESHSKRLGIKIYGGQKVVSGNILVRQRGTVHNPGVNVGIGKDHTLFALIDGIVEYKKGRKDRSFVSVLSEVKA